From a region of the Flavobacterium branchiarum genome:
- the purT gene encoding formate-dependent phosphoribosylglycinamide formyltransferase, with amino-acid sequence MKILLLGSGELGKEFTIAAQRIGQTIIAVDNYENAPAMQVAHGFEVINMLDGEALDRIVAKHKPDFIVPEIEAIRTERFYDYEKQGITVVPSAKAANFTMNRKAIRDLAAKELGLKTAKYQYATSAEELQKAVQEVGMPCVVKPLMSSSGKGQSTIKNQEDIQKAWEYAVAGSRGDVIEVIVEAFVNFNSEITLLTITQNNNPTLFCAPIGHRQERGDYQESWQPARISDKDLYEAQDMAEKITEALGGAGLFGVEFFLTDEGVYFSELSPRPHDTGMVTLAGTQNFNEFELHLRTILSLPIFEITLEKAGASAVILASKDSDNPTYTGIEKVAALPKTDFRIFGKPTSRPYRRMGVVLSNDILETPIEEVVERAKKTAQLITVNS; translated from the coding sequence AATACTACTTCTAGGTTCAGGTGAATTAGGCAAAGAGTTTACCATTGCCGCACAACGAATTGGTCAAACGATCATTGCTGTTGATAATTACGAAAATGCTCCAGCAATGCAAGTTGCTCATGGCTTTGAAGTCATTAATATGCTCGATGGCGAGGCCCTTGATCGCATTGTAGCCAAACACAAACCCGATTTTATAGTCCCCGAAATAGAAGCCATTCGCACCGAACGTTTTTATGATTATGAAAAACAAGGCATCACAGTTGTACCTTCTGCGAAAGCGGCAAACTTCACCATGAATCGTAAAGCAATTCGTGATTTGGCTGCTAAAGAACTCGGACTTAAAACCGCCAAATACCAATACGCAACCTCAGCCGAGGAATTACAAAAAGCCGTTCAGGAAGTCGGAATGCCTTGTGTAGTAAAACCACTAATGTCTTCTTCTGGAAAAGGACAATCAACCATAAAAAACCAAGAAGATATACAAAAAGCTTGGGAATATGCCGTTGCAGGTTCTCGTGGCGATGTTATAGAAGTTATCGTTGAAGCATTTGTAAATTTCAATTCTGAGATTACGCTTCTAACGATTACACAAAACAACAATCCAACACTTTTTTGTGCTCCAATTGGTCACCGCCAAGAACGTGGAGATTACCAAGAAAGCTGGCAACCTGCTAGAATTTCAGACAAAGATTTGTACGAAGCCCAAGACATGGCCGAAAAAATAACCGAAGCTTTAGGTGGAGCAGGTCTTTTTGGAGTAGAATTCTTCCTGACTGACGAAGGTGTTTATTTCTCTGAACTTTCCCCTCGTCCACATGATACAGGAATGGTAACTTTAGCAGGAACACAAAACTTCAATGAATTCGAACTTCATTTAAGAACTATTCTAAGCTTGCCTATTTTTGAAATCACATTAGAGAAAGCTGGTGCAAGCGCAGTAATTTTAGCTTCTAAAGATTCCGATAATCCGACCTATACAGGAATAGAAAAAGTAGCTGCATTACCTAAAACAGACTTCCGTATCTTTGGAAAACCAACTTCAAGACCCTATCGTCGCATGGGAGTTGTTTTATCAAATGACATTTTAGAAACCCCGATAGAAGAAGTAGTAGAAAGAGCCAAAAAAACCGCACAATTAATAACCGTTAATTCATAA
- a CDS encoding DUF6370 family protein, producing the protein MKKITTALFLFLSIAINAQDKKTTEKPQIVEAACGECQFGMEGKGCDLAVRIDGKSYFVDGTKIDEHGDAHAKDGFCNAIRKASVTGKIENNRYKVTTFTLVKEK; encoded by the coding sequence ATGAAAAAAATCACAACTGCATTATTCCTATTTTTAAGTATTGCAATCAATGCTCAAGATAAAAAAACAACTGAAAAACCTCAAATTGTAGAAGCTGCTTGCGGTGAATGCCAATTCGGAATGGAAGGTAAAGGTTGCGACTTAGCTGTCCGTATTGATGGGAAATCTTATTTTGTAGACGGAACCAAAATTGACGAACATGGAGATGCTCATGCAAAAGATGGTTTTTGCAATGCTATCCGCAAAGCTTCAGTTACTGGAAAAATAGAAAATAACAGATATAAAGTAACTACGTTTACATTGGTAAAAGAAAAATAA
- a CDS encoding Crp/Fnr family transcriptional regulator, with product MALILENIAKHISLTPEEEAHFLSKTETHFYKAKTIILNAGDVCKESYFVNSGILRSFNINDNIVEHVLAFSCSGWWMSDMYSYFSQKPGQLFIEVIEDAEVVSISKENQEQLYLDIPKLERYFRILIENSLVANQQRLMDNLSLSAEERFEKFCAKYPTLIQKVPQKQIASFIGVTPEFFSKMKARLLKK from the coding sequence ATGGCTTTAATTCTTGAAAACATTGCCAAACATATTTCCTTAACACCAGAAGAAGAGGCACATTTTTTATCTAAAACAGAAACTCATTTTTACAAAGCAAAAACAATCATTCTAAATGCAGGAGATGTTTGTAAAGAATCATATTTTGTAAATTCTGGGATTTTGAGAAGCTTCAACATAAACGATAATATTGTGGAGCATGTTCTAGCTTTTTCCTGCTCAGGCTGGTGGATGAGTGATATGTACAGTTATTTTTCACAAAAACCCGGACAACTTTTCATAGAAGTCATAGAAGACGCTGAAGTAGTTTCAATATCTAAAGAAAATCAAGAACAATTATATCTTGATATTCCAAAATTAGAACGTTATTTCAGAATCTTAATTGAAAATTCATTAGTTGCTAATCAACAACGATTAATGGATAATTTGAGTTTGTCTGCGGAAGAACGCTTTGAAAAATTCTGTGCCAAATACCCAACGCTTATTCAAAAAGTACCTCAAAAACAGATTGCTTCATTTATCGGAGTCACACCTGAGTTCTTCAGTAAGATGAAGGCACGTCTTTTGAAGAAATAA
- the aceA gene encoding isocitrate lyase, whose amino-acid sequence MKTTEDRIQELIKDWLTNPRWAGVERPYTATEVVTLQGSYQIEHSIAQMGAQKLWRKLKSQDFVAGLGALTGNQAIQEVDAGLEAIYLSGWQVAADANLAGEMYPDQSLYPANSVPMVVKKINNALLRADQIQVVNGVEDKKDYLVPIVADAEAGFGGNLNAFELMKAMIEAGASGVHFEDQLSSAKKCGHLGGKVLVPTQEAINKLVAARLAADVMGTPTLIVARTDADAANLLTSDVDPRDAQFITGEKTNEGFFYVNSGIDQGIARGLSYAPYADLIWMETSNPDLVYAKKFADAMREQFPDKMLAYNCSPSFNWAAKLSVREMETFREDLAAMGYKFQFITLAGFHALNTSMFELSKAYRERGMAGYSELQEREFALQSSGFRAVKHQGFVGTSYFDAVQNTVTIGKSTTTAMEHSTEVEQF is encoded by the coding sequence ATGAAAACAACAGAAGACAGAATTCAGGAATTGATCAAGGATTGGTTAACAAATCCAAGATGGGCAGGAGTAGAAAGACCTTACACAGCAACCGAGGTGGTTACGTTACAAGGTTCTTATCAGATAGAACATTCTATTGCTCAAATGGGAGCCCAAAAATTATGGAGAAAACTTAAAAGTCAAGATTTTGTAGCAGGATTAGGAGCTTTAACGGGCAATCAGGCAATTCAAGAAGTAGATGCTGGTTTAGAAGCGATTTATCTTAGCGGATGGCAAGTCGCTGCTGATGCAAATTTGGCTGGAGAAATGTATCCTGATCAATCTCTTTATCCTGCTAATAGTGTACCTATGGTGGTTAAGAAAATAAATAATGCTTTATTGAGAGCCGATCAAATTCAGGTTGTTAATGGAGTAGAAGATAAAAAAGATTATTTAGTACCAATTGTTGCCGATGCCGAAGCAGGTTTTGGAGGAAATCTAAATGCTTTCGAACTAATGAAAGCAATGATTGAGGCTGGTGCTTCAGGAGTTCATTTTGAAGATCAATTAAGTTCAGCTAAAAAGTGTGGCCACTTAGGAGGAAAGGTTTTGGTGCCAACGCAAGAAGCTATTAATAAATTGGTAGCTGCAAGATTAGCAGCAGATGTTATGGGAACTCCAACGCTTATTGTAGCAAGAACAGATGCTGATGCAGCTAATTTGCTTACAAGTGATGTTGACCCGAGAGATGCTCAGTTTATTACTGGCGAAAAAACGAATGAAGGTTTCTTTTATGTAAATAGTGGAATCGATCAAGGAATTGCACGAGGATTAAGCTACGCTCCTTATGCCGATTTGATTTGGATGGAAACAAGTAATCCAGATTTGGTTTATGCTAAAAAGTTTGCCGATGCCATGCGTGAGCAATTTCCAGATAAGATGTTGGCGTATAATTGTTCTCCTTCATTTAATTGGGCAGCTAAACTATCAGTTAGAGAGATGGAAACATTTAGAGAAGATTTAGCAGCAATGGGATATAAATTCCAATTTATTACTTTGGCTGGTTTTCATGCTCTGAATACAAGTATGTTCGAATTATCTAAAGCATATAGAGAAAGAGGAATGGCTGGATATTCTGAATTACAGGAAAGAGAATTTGCATTGCAAAGTAGCGGTTTCCGAGCAGTAAAACATCAAGGGTTTGTTGGAACTTCTTATTTTGATGCAGTTCAGAATACAGTAACGATTGGAAAATCGACCACAACGGCAATGGAGCATTCTACCGAAGTAGAGCAATTTTAA
- the aceB gene encoding malate synthase A — protein sequence MKNQLETTESAMEFLAEKNNSYPTIWTDEAVAFITELHLKFDSQRKLLLLQREQQQVLFDKGVLPTFSTETKLVREDNWTAGAIPKDLLDRRVEITGPVDRKMIINALNSGAKTFMADFEDSTSPTWDNLMSGQVNLIDAVNKTISLTDEVKNKSYQLNENIATLIVRPRGLHLTEKHVLVEGQVVSGALVDFGLYVFHNHKKLLENGTAPYFYIPKLEHYLEARWWNNVIEFTQNYLRIPQGTIKVTVLVETITASFQLDEIIFELKEHIVGLNCGRWDYIFSYIKKFHKHASFLVPDRDQVNMTSPFMKAYSSLVIQRCHKRGIHAIGGMAAQIPIKNNDEANAIAFAKVKTDKEREVNNGHDGTWVAHPDLVSLAIEVFDGGMPTPNQIHVARPHLTITEQDLLEVPIGTITEEGVRKNINVGVLYLASWLNGQGAAAIHNLMEDAATAEISRSQLWQWLYNKVVLDNGKQLNLAYYHELALDEFSKIKKELGEENYEKRWFPLAEKVLERLVVTLDFENFLTIPCYKYL from the coding sequence ATGAAAAACCAATTAGAAACTACAGAGTCGGCAATGGAATTTTTAGCCGAAAAAAACAATTCTTATCCTACTATTTGGACAGATGAAGCTGTTGCATTTATCACAGAATTGCACTTGAAATTTGATTCACAACGAAAATTATTGTTGTTACAAAGAGAGCAACAACAAGTTTTATTTGATAAAGGTGTCTTGCCTACTTTTTCAACTGAAACAAAATTAGTCAGAGAAGATAATTGGACGGCTGGAGCAATTCCGAAAGATTTATTAGACAGAAGAGTGGAGATTACAGGGCCTGTTGATAGAAAAATGATTATCAACGCCTTAAATTCTGGAGCCAAAACTTTTATGGCCGATTTTGAAGATAGTACTTCACCAACATGGGACAATCTAATGAGCGGACAAGTCAACTTAATTGATGCGGTAAATAAAACGATCAGCTTAACAGATGAAGTAAAAAACAAGTCGTATCAGTTAAATGAAAATATAGCGACTTTAATTGTTCGTCCTAGAGGATTACATCTTACAGAAAAACATGTTTTGGTCGAAGGTCAAGTAGTTTCAGGGGCATTAGTAGATTTTGGTTTGTATGTTTTTCATAATCATAAAAAATTACTTGAAAACGGAACAGCTCCATATTTCTATATTCCAAAATTAGAGCATTATCTAGAAGCTCGTTGGTGGAATAACGTTATTGAGTTTACTCAAAATTATTTAAGAATTCCTCAAGGAACGATTAAAGTAACAGTGCTTGTAGAAACAATAACGGCGAGTTTTCAGTTGGATGAAATTATATTCGAACTAAAAGAGCATATCGTTGGATTGAATTGTGGTAGATGGGATTATATATTCTCTTACATAAAAAAATTCCACAAGCATGCATCGTTTTTGGTTCCAGACAGAGATCAGGTAAATATGACTTCACCTTTTATGAAAGCATATTCTAGTTTGGTAATTCAGCGATGTCATAAAAGAGGAATCCATGCAATTGGCGGAATGGCAGCCCAGATTCCGATTAAGAATAATGATGAAGCCAACGCAATTGCTTTTGCAAAAGTAAAAACGGATAAAGAACGCGAAGTAAATAATGGTCATGATGGAACATGGGTAGCGCATCCAGATTTGGTTTCGCTAGCAATAGAAGTATTTGATGGAGGAATGCCAACACCAAATCAGATTCATGTAGCAAGACCACATCTTACAATCACTGAACAAGATTTGCTTGAAGTGCCCATTGGAACAATCACAGAAGAAGGGGTTCGAAAAAACATCAATGTAGGTGTATTGTATTTGGCTTCGTGGTTAAATGGTCAAGGTGCCGCTGCAATACATAATTTAATGGAGGATGCAGCAACAGCAGAAATTTCGAGATCGCAATTGTGGCAATGGCTATATAATAAAGTGGTTTTGGATAATGGGAAACAGTTAAATCTGGCGTATTATCACGAATTGGCTTTAGATGAATTCAGTAAAATTAAAAAGGAATTGGGTGAAGAAAATTACGAAAAACGCTGGTTTCCTTTGGCTGAAAAAGTACTAGAAAGGTTGGTTGTAACGCTCGACTTTGAAAACTTTCTTACTATACCATGTTATAAATATTTATAA
- a CDS encoding helix-turn-helix domain-containing protein — protein sequence MDIEKDYIKLIFGLKLKQVRTQKNLSLFGLAKLTNLSKSYLNEIEKGKKYPKTDKILLLCEKLDVSYDQMVSLKLDNNLAPIGEILKSGILKEIPLELFGIHENDLIDIIANAPAKVNAFISTIIEIAQHYNLSRESFFLASLRSYQEAHINYFEDLENKVIAFSKSFQINLENQISTLELSAILKEEYGYTIKELLFKDQEALGDLRSIYVPKSKTLLLSKEIDDPQRAFILAKEIAYNYLEITDRLLTFSWIKFDNFDQVLHNFYASYFAGALLLPRKLLIDDINLFLTKENPKPEEFVALIEKFNVSPESFYQRLTNLLPKDFHLKNLFFLRMSHQIGSGTYQIKKELHITNQQEPHANEMNEHYCRRWVSIKTIDEAIKQNKAHFFDAQISSYENSGNEYLVFSSATKDPFVENCMRSISVGILITPTMKKKFKFIDTKPVVKQIVGVTCETCAVKNCLERASPPKQLESKKRHENTDLVVQQYIAKYS from the coding sequence ATGGATATCGAAAAAGATTACATCAAGCTTATTTTTGGGTTAAAACTCAAGCAAGTCCGCACTCAAAAAAACCTTTCGTTATTTGGCTTAGCCAAACTCACGAACCTTTCTAAATCTTATTTGAACGAAATAGAAAAAGGAAAAAAATATCCTAAGACGGACAAGATTTTGCTTTTATGCGAAAAACTCGACGTTAGTTACGATCAGATGGTTTCTTTGAAGCTGGATAATAATTTAGCTCCTATTGGTGAAATTTTAAAATCCGGAATTCTTAAAGAAATCCCATTAGAACTTTTTGGTATCCATGAAAATGATTTAATTGATATTATTGCCAATGCTCCCGCAAAAGTCAATGCCTTTATCAGTACCATAATCGAAATTGCTCAGCATTATAATTTAAGCCGAGAGAGTTTTTTCTTAGCATCGCTACGTTCGTACCAAGAAGCTCATATTAATTACTTTGAAGATTTAGAAAATAAAGTAATTGCATTCTCTAAATCATTTCAGATTAATCTTGAAAATCAAATTTCGACACTTGAATTGAGTGCTATTCTAAAGGAAGAATACGGCTACACGATTAAAGAACTTCTTTTTAAAGACCAAGAAGCTTTAGGTGATTTGAGATCTATTTACGTTCCAAAAAGTAAAACATTATTACTTTCTAAAGAAATAGACGATCCACAAAGGGCTTTTATATTAGCGAAAGAAATAGCATACAACTACTTAGAAATAACAGACAGACTACTAACATTCAGCTGGATAAAGTTTGATAATTTCGATCAAGTCTTGCACAATTTCTATGCTTCCTATTTTGCTGGCGCTTTATTATTACCAAGAAAGCTACTAATTGATGATATCAATCTTTTTTTAACCAAAGAGAATCCAAAGCCCGAAGAATTTGTTGCATTAATCGAAAAGTTTAATGTCTCACCTGAATCATTTTATCAAAGATTAACGAATCTCTTACCCAAAGATTTTCATTTAAAGAATTTATTCTTCTTGAGAATGTCCCACCAAATAGGATCGGGTACCTATCAAATAAAAAAAGAGCTTCATATCACCAATCAGCAGGAACCACATGCCAATGAAATGAACGAGCATTATTGCCGCCGTTGGGTATCTATTAAAACCATCGACGAAGCCATCAAACAAAATAAAGCCCATTTTTTTGACGCTCAGATTTCTAGTTATGAAAATAGCGGAAACGAATATTTAGTTTTTTCATCGGCAACTAAAGATCCTTTTGTAGAAAATTGCATGCGAAGTATTTCAGTAGGAATACTGATTACTCCCACTATGAAAAAGAAATTCAAATTCATAGACACTAAACCAGTCGTAAAACAAATCGTCGGAGTTACTTGTGAAACTTGTGCCGTAAAAAACTGCCTAGAAAGAGCCTCTCCTCCTAAACAATTAGAAAGCAAAAAACGACACGAAAACACCGATTTAGTTGTACAACAATATATTGCGAAATACAGCTAG
- a CDS encoding pirin family protein, giving the protein MENIVIHKGETRGNANHGWLNAYHSFSFAAYYDSERIQFGALRVLNDDTIAAGMGFGTHPHDNMEIITIPLEGDLAHKDSMGNTEIIKHGDIQVMSAGTGIQHSEFNPNADQQTKLLQIWLFPNKRNVTPRYQQISLNTEDRHNKLQQVLSPNPDDDGVWIHQDAWFHMGNFDAGTATEYSIKKEGNGLYAFILKGNVTINGQELNTRDAIGITDFETVSIKANTDAEFLLMEVPMNY; this is encoded by the coding sequence ATGGAAAATATAGTAATTCACAAAGGAGAAACAAGAGGAAATGCAAATCACGGATGGCTAAATGCTTATCATAGCTTTAGTTTTGCTGCTTATTACGATTCAGAACGCATACAATTTGGAGCACTTCGTGTTTTAAATGATGATACAATCGCAGCAGGAATGGGTTTTGGAACACATCCTCACGATAATATGGAAATTATTACCATTCCGCTTGAAGGTGATTTAGCACATAAAGATAGCATGGGGAATACTGAAATCATCAAACATGGAGATATTCAGGTAATGAGCGCAGGAACTGGAATTCAGCATAGCGAGTTCAATCCAAATGCTGACCAACAAACTAAACTATTACAAATTTGGTTATTTCCAAACAAACGTAATGTTACCCCTCGCTACCAACAAATCTCTTTGAATACCGAAGACAGACATAATAAATTACAACAAGTTCTGTCACCAAATCCAGATGACGACGGAGTTTGGATTCATCAAGATGCATGGTTTCATATGGGGAATTTTGATGCAGGAACTGCAACAGAATATTCAATTAAAAAAGAAGGAAACGGTTTGTATGCTTTTATCTTAAAAGGAAACGTAACCATAAACGGTCAAGAATTAAACACTCGTGACGCTATTGGAATTACAGATTTTGAAACTGTAAGTATTAAAGCAAACACTGATGCTGAATTTCTTTTAATGGAAGTTCCGATGAATTATTAA
- a CDS encoding (4Fe-4S)-binding protein, which produces MNPNDLIKEYTNGEVTIVWQSGKCIHSANCVKNNPDVFHPKEKPWIQAKNSSTEKIIEAVKKCPSGALTFYINQKS; this is translated from the coding sequence ATGAATCCAAACGACCTAATAAAAGAATATACTAATGGCGAAGTAACCATAGTATGGCAATCTGGAAAATGCATTCATTCTGCAAATTGCGTAAAAAACAATCCCGATGTATTCCATCCCAAAGAAAAACCATGGATACAAGCCAAAAATTCAAGTACCGAAAAAATCATAGAGGCAGTCAAAAAATGCCCTTCTGGGGCTTTAACCTTTTACATAAATCAAAAAAGCTAA
- a CDS encoding YceI family protein, whose product MATTKWSIDPTHSEIGFKVKHMMFTNVSGKFNDYEATITSEENNFENASINFSADIKSIDTGNTDRDNHLRSADFFDIENNPKMTFKSSSFTKVDDGNYELTGKLNIRGTEKEVKLPVEFSGIMTDPWGNTKVGLNITGKINRKDWGLNWNSALEAGGVLVSDDVRLNIELQFAKQ is encoded by the coding sequence ATGGCAACTACAAAATGGTCAATTGACCCTACACACTCAGAAATTGGTTTTAAAGTTAAACACATGATGTTTACAAATGTTTCAGGTAAATTTAATGACTACGAAGCAACAATTACCAGCGAGGAGAATAACTTCGAAAATGCATCTATTAATTTTTCTGCAGATATCAAATCGATTGATACAGGAAATACAGACAGAGACAATCACTTAAGAAGTGCTGATTTCTTTGATATTGAAAACAATCCAAAAATGACTTTCAAATCAAGTTCTTTCACAAAAGTTGATGATGGAAACTATGAGCTTACTGGTAAATTAAACATTAGAGGTACTGAAAAAGAAGTTAAACTTCCAGTAGAGTTTAGCGGAATCATGACTGATCCATGGGGAAATACAAAAGTTGGTTTAAACATTACAGGAAAAATCAACCGTAAAGACTGGGGATTAAACTGGAACTCAGCTCTTGAAGCTGGTGGTGTTTTAGTAAGCGATGATGTTCGTTTGAATATTGAATTACAATTTGCAAAACAATAA
- a CDS encoding helix-turn-helix transcriptional regulator — MKKYPIYSVTNFSCNDTRSDFYVNSFTEHLKTHSFVEKPHRHDSYLMVFFTAGSGIHEIDFDRFDIKVGSLFLLQPGQIHFWSLSQDIEGFVVIFSQEIYNLYFGQKKINDYAFYSSINNKPQVYFDVKATKGITPYFELLMHESKQKNKYQLDKMLNLLDSIHIEIARKYDDSEIHEVHSYNLKIKKFEELLELYFKTNKSPSFYAEQLHITLKHLNRICNDILKKTATEVIADRVVLEIKRMLIDKQLAVNEIAEEVGYDDYSYFSRVFKKHTNLSPTEFRNLKK; from the coding sequence ATGAAAAAGTACCCAATTTATAGCGTCACTAATTTTAGTTGTAACGATACGAGAAGTGATTTTTATGTAAATTCTTTTACGGAACATTTAAAAACACACAGTTTTGTCGAAAAACCACATCGCCATGATTCTTATTTAATGGTGTTTTTTACGGCTGGCTCAGGAATTCATGAAATTGATTTTGATCGATTTGATATAAAAGTGGGAAGTCTGTTTTTACTTCAGCCAGGACAAATTCACTTTTGGAGTTTGTCGCAAGATATAGAAGGGTTTGTGGTAATCTTTTCACAAGAAATATACAATCTGTATTTCGGTCAAAAAAAAATAAATGATTATGCTTTTTATAGCTCTATTAATAACAAACCACAAGTTTATTTTGATGTCAAGGCAACAAAAGGGATTACGCCATATTTTGAATTACTAATGCATGAAAGTAAGCAAAAGAATAAATATCAATTAGATAAGATGCTCAATCTGTTAGATTCTATCCATATTGAAATTGCAAGAAAATATGATGATTCTGAGATTCATGAAGTACATTCGTATAATCTAAAAATAAAGAAATTTGAAGAACTTCTGGAGTTGTATTTCAAGACAAACAAATCTCCTTCATTTTATGCGGAGCAATTGCATATTACCTTAAAACACCTGAATAGGATATGTAATGATATCTTGAAAAAAACAGCAACAGAAGTTATAGCAGATCGTGTTGTTTTGGAGATAAAAAGAATGCTGATTGATAAACAATTGGCAGTAAACGAAATTGCAGAAGAAGTGGGCTATGATGATTATTCTTACTTCTCTAGAGTTTTTAAAAAACACACGAACCTGTCTCCAACTGAGTTTCGAAATTTGAAAAAGTGA
- a CDS encoding DUF983 domain-containing protein, with translation MSYMITHVLRNECPNCHKGKVLDEKNIFFTFKFPKMNKDCSECGFKFEKEPGFFFGAMYMSYGLTVAQGIATYCIAQFFFEKNFDLRIIPIIAVVIIAFSFFNIRLSRLLWIYMFKNYSS, from the coding sequence ATGTCATATATGATCACTCATGTTTTAAGAAATGAATGTCCTAATTGTCACAAAGGAAAAGTTCTTGATGAAAAAAACATATTTTTTACCTTCAAGTTTCCAAAAATGAATAAGGATTGTAGCGAATGTGGTTTTAAATTCGAGAAAGAACCTGGCTTCTTTTTTGGCGCCATGTATATGAGTTACGGGCTAACCGTTGCACAAGGTATTGCTACGTATTGCATTGCTCAATTTTTCTTTGAAAAAAATTTCGACCTAAGAATTATCCCAATTATTGCCGTGGTAATCATTGCTTTTTCTTTTTTTAATATCCGACTTTCGAGATTGTTATGGATTTACATGTTTAAGAATTATTCAAGCTAA
- the fabD gene encoding ACP S-malonyltransferase codes for MKAYVFPGQGAQFTGMGKDLYENSALAKELFEKANEILGFRITDIMFEGTAEELKETKVTQPAVFLHSVILAKTLGEDFKPEMVAGHSLGEFSALVANGTLSFEDGLKLVSQRALAMQKACEITPSTMAAVLGLADNVVEEVCASIDGIVVAANYNCPGQLVISGETTAVEKACEAMKAAGAKRALLLPVGGAFHSPMMEPAREELAAAIEATTFSTPICPVYQNVTASAVSDANEIKKNLIIQLTAPVKWTQSVQQMIADGATLFTEVGPGKVLAGLIGKIDKEAVTANA; via the coding sequence ATGAAAGCATACGTATTTCCAGGTCAAGGCGCACAATTTACAGGAATGGGCAAAGACTTATATGAGAATTCGGCTTTAGCCAAAGAATTATTTGAGAAAGCTAACGAAATATTAGGTTTTAGAATCACAGATATCATGTTCGAAGGTACTGCCGAAGAACTAAAAGAAACTAAAGTAACACAACCTGCAGTATTCTTGCATTCGGTTATTTTAGCTAAAACTTTAGGAGAAGATTTTAAACCAGAAATGGTAGCGGGTCACTCTTTAGGAGAGTTTTCTGCTTTGGTTGCCAATGGTACTTTGTCTTTTGAGGACGGATTAAAACTAGTTTCTCAACGTGCCTTAGCAATGCAAAAAGCATGCGAAATCACTCCATCTACTATGGCTGCAGTTTTAGGATTAGCAGATAATGTAGTTGAAGAAGTTTGTGCTTCGATTGATGGAATTGTTGTTGCTGCAAATTATAACTGTCCTGGACAATTAGTAATTTCTGGTGAAACAACAGCAGTTGAAAAAGCTTGTGAAGCAATGAAAGCAGCTGGTGCTAAACGTGCTTTATTATTACCTGTTGGAGGAGCATTTCACTCACCAATGATGGAACCTGCAAGAGAAGAATTAGCAGCTGCTATCGAAGCAACTACTTTCTCTACTCCGATCTGTCCTGTATATCAAAACGTAACTGCAAGCGCAGTTTCGGATGCAAATGAAATAAAAAAGAATTTAATCATTCAACTTACAGCTCCTGTAAAATGGACTCAATCTGTACAACAAATGATTGCTGATGGCGCTACTTTATTTACTGAAGTAGGTCCAGGAAAAGTTTTAGCTGGGTTAATTGGAAAAATTGATAAAGAAGCCGTTACTGCAAATGCATAA
- a CDS encoding LytR/AlgR family response regulator transcription factor, with the protein MPNENFTFIKADKKIIKLHFDSIAVIKGLGNYVQIITVDNTKYTYYKSLKDLIEVLPDEFMRVHNSSIVNLTNIDCIEDNHIIAKGNKITIGKTYKECLINTLDRFML; encoded by the coding sequence ATGCCAAATGAAAATTTCACTTTTATAAAAGCAGATAAAAAGATTATCAAATTACACTTTGACTCCATCGCTGTTATCAAAGGTTTAGGAAATTATGTTCAAATAATAACAGTTGATAATACAAAATATACTTATTATAAATCGCTGAAAGATTTAATCGAAGTATTACCCGATGAATTTATGAGGGTTCACAATTCATCTATAGTTAACCTAACCAATATTGATTGCATTGAAGACAATCATATTATTGCTAAAGGAAACAAAATAACTATTGGTAAAACTTACAAAGAGTGCCTAATTAATACACTCGATAGATTCATGTTGTAA